In Streptomyces sp. NBC_01231, the sequence CCTCCACCAGAGCGCTCACCTTGGCGAGCTGGCCGTCGTCGATGATCGGACCGAGGTGGACCTGCTCGCGGTGCGGGTCACCGACGGCCAGTGAGTCGGCCCGGGCGGCCAGCCGCTCGACGTAGTCGCCGTAGAGGGACTCGTGCACCAGGTGACGGCCGGTCGTCATGCAGATCTGGCCCTGGTGGAAGAACGAACCCCAGGCCGCCGTGGAGATCACCGCGTCCAGGTCCGCGTCCTCCAGCACGATCAGGGCGGAGTTGCCGCCCAGTTCCAGATGGGCGCGCTTGAGGTGGCGGCCTGCCGCCTCGCCGACGGCGCGGCCCGCCGCGGTCGACCCGGTGAACGAGATGACGGGGATCCGGGGATCGGCGACCAGGGCCTGGCCGGCGTCGGGGCCGCCGGGCAGCACGTGCAGCAGGCCCTCGGGCACGCCTGCCTCGGCGAAGATCGCGGCGAGGGACAGTCCGCCGCAGACCGCGGTGCGCGGGTCCGGCTTCAGGACGACGGCGTTGCCGAGGGCCAGCGCCGGGGCGACGGAGCGGATGGAAAGGATCAGCGGGGCGTTGAAGGGGGCGATGACGCCCACCACGCCGGCCGGGACCCTGCGGGTGTAGGACAGCCGGGCGGCTTCGCTGGGCAGGACCTGTCCGGCCGGGCGGGAGGCGAGCGCGGCGGCCTCGTAGCACTCCTGGGCGGCGACGTGCAGTTCGAAGTCGGCCTTGCCGGGGATGGAACCGGATTCACGCACCAGCCACTCGCGCAGTTCGTCGGCGTGCGTGGTGAACAGGTCGCCGGCCTTGCGCAGCACCCCGGCCCGGACGAAGTGCGGGAGTCGGGACCACTCCGTCTGGGCGCCGCGGGCCGTCTCTGCGGCTGCTGCGACATCCTCGGCGGTGGCCAGGGTGACGGTACCGAGCATGTCGCCGGTGGCGGGCTCGGTGACGGTGTGTTCGGGTCCCGACAGGGTGCGGGACTGCCAGGTCTTGGGGTCGAGCAACGACATGACGGCTCTCCGTTCGGTCACCGGCGGACGCACGGGGGCAACGGTGGTCACGCGTCGCACTCCCATGTGGTTGAGCATGCAACATCTTAGTCGTGTCGCACCGCACGCGGAGTGCCCGCCGCGCCCGGGCACGGCACAGCTCCGATCACATGTCGCGGAGTTGTGCCCATCCTGTGCGGGGCATCCCGACGCACCCGAGACGCCCGCCGTGGACCCCGTCGGCGTCAGCTGGAGTCGCGTTGCACCGTCGACGCCCCGAGCACCTTGTGCGCCTCGGGTGCGGCGCTGGGATCGCGTACCGCACGGTCGACCAGTTCGGCGAGGTCGCGGCCCGACGGGAGCTCGATGTGGACCGTGCTCAGCCGTGGCCGCAGCAGCCGTCCGAGCATGAGGTCGTCGGCGCCGATCAACGCCGCGTCCTCGGGGATCCGGACCCCCTCGTCCAGCAGGGCGCGCATCAGCAGCATCGCGTACTCGTCGTTGTACGCGAACACCGCGTCGAGGCCGAGGCCGGGCCACCGGGCGGCGAGCTGGGCGGCGGACAACTCATCGTAGGCGAGGGGCAGTTCGGTGACCGTGGCTTCCGTGCCGCGCAGGGCGTCCCGGACGCCTTGGAGGCGGGGCCCGGAGAAGGACTCCAGCGCGGCCTCCCGC encodes:
- a CDS encoding benzaldehyde dehydrogenase, whose protein sequence is MSLLDPKTWQSRTLSGPEHTVTEPATGDMLGTVTLATAEDVAAAAETARGAQTEWSRLPHFVRAGVLRKAGDLFTTHADELREWLVRESGSIPGKADFELHVAAQECYEAAALASRPAGQVLPSEAARLSYTRRVPAGVVGVIAPFNAPLILSIRSVAPALALGNAVVLKPDPRTAVCGGLSLAAIFAEAGVPEGLLHVLPGGPDAGQALVADPRIPVISFTGSTAAGRAVGEAAGRHLKRAHLELGGNSALIVLEDADLDAVISTAAWGSFFHQGQICMTTGRHLVHESLYGDYVERLAARADSLAVGDPHREQVHLGPIIDDGQLAKVSALVEASTAHGARLAAGGTHDRRFYRPTVLADVDDRTPAYAEEVFGPVAPVRSFRTPDEAAALAAAGPYGLSLGIVTRDAARGLDLAERIPTGIVHINDQTVNDEAVAPFGGIAASGTGARFGGEANLDAFTEVRWTTVRGDVATYPF